A stretch of the Bradyrhizobium sp. CCBAU 53351 genome encodes the following:
- a CDS encoding phosphoribosylaminoimidazolesuccinocarboxamide synthase, which produces MTTMLSSDLPLPKIGRGKVRDIYAVDDDRLLLVTTDRISAFDVVMGETIPMKGAVLTQISAFWFGRLEGVVPHHMISADTDEIIAAVPALKAHRAEILGRAMLCKRTTVFPIECVIRGYLSGSAWKEYAASGTLAGETLKAGLVESEKLEPAIFSPATKAETGHDENITIAKMRSVVGDETAYTLESMTRAIYTLGEELAREQGIIIADTKFEFGRDKDGRIILIDEVMTPDSSRFWAVDAYKPGQPQASFDKQPLRDYLDVERRAGRWNGDAPPPPLPTSVVEATSKRYLEAYRRVTGAELKI; this is translated from the coding sequence ATGACCACCATGCTCTCCAGCGACCTGCCCCTGCCCAAGATCGGACGCGGCAAGGTGCGCGACATCTACGCCGTCGACGACGACCGCCTGCTGCTCGTCACCACCGACCGCATCAGCGCCTTCGACGTCGTGATGGGCGAGACCATCCCGATGAAGGGCGCGGTGCTGACGCAGATCAGCGCGTTCTGGTTCGGCAGGCTGGAAGGCGTGGTGCCGCATCACATGATCAGCGCCGACACCGACGAGATCATCGCCGCCGTGCCGGCGCTCAAAGCCCACCGCGCCGAGATCCTCGGCCGCGCGATGCTGTGCAAGCGCACCACCGTCTTCCCGATCGAATGCGTGATCCGCGGCTATCTCTCGGGCTCGGCCTGGAAGGAATACGCCGCCTCAGGCACGCTCGCTGGCGAGACGCTGAAAGCGGGTCTCGTCGAGAGCGAAAAGCTGGAGCCTGCGATCTTCAGCCCGGCGACGAAGGCCGAGACCGGCCATGACGAGAACATCACCATCGCGAAGATGCGCAGCGTGGTCGGCGACGAGACCGCCTACACGCTGGAGAGCATGACGCGCGCGATCTACACGCTGGGCGAGGAGCTCGCCCGCGAGCAGGGCATCATCATCGCCGACACCAAGTTCGAGTTCGGCCGCGACAAGGACGGCCGCATCATCCTGATCGACGAAGTCATGACGCCGGATTCCTCGCGCTTCTGGGCGGTCGATGCCTATAAGCCCGGCCAGCCACAGGCGAGCTTCGACAAGCAGCCCCTGCGCGACTATCTCGACGTCGAGCGCCGCGCCGGCCGCTGGAACGGCGACGCTCCCCCGCCGCCGCTGCCGACGAGCGTGGTGGAGGCGACCAGCAAGCGGTATCTGGAAGCGTATCGGCGGGTGACGGGAGCGGAGCTGAAGATCTAG
- a CDS encoding serine hydrolase: MTRRRQIVLLTATITAAGLALGAARARDVPKVATGFVADILCSETFVSGLDPQRNFTETTDAMPGTGLITWAMDTRVDRVRKDVTVTLFGVGRSRAVYREGLGCTLDHGAGMAAVEPPANDRQPALLPEIAGSEIVPPQSSSLAAALDRAFTEPTQPPYRRTRAVVVMKSGRVVAERYAGGIGPETPLLGFSMTKSIISALIGVLVRQGKLKLDGPAPVAAWKDPDDPRHAITVDQLLRHTAGLALGSSLQASLGSAFEPVNRMKFMESDMAAYAETIPLETAPGAAWNYHDGNILILSHLIRDAAGGNPEDALRFARRELFAPLGMRRVVLQLDGSGTIEGSSEMLASARDWARFGQLYLNDGIAGGRRILPEGWANYSATATPNAWVGIGAGFWTNQGDSFGAKLRIAHGWPRDAFFAKGTIGQYTIVIPSQQLVIVRLGRSPNGPPEADGVFDLVRDVVAATREKGKLAGAD, translated from the coding sequence GTGACCCGCCGCCGCCAGATCGTCCTCCTCACCGCCACCATCACCGCTGCCGGCCTTGCGCTCGGCGCCGCGCGCGCTCGCGATGTGCCGAAGGTCGCCACCGGCTTCGTCGCCGACATCCTGTGCTCGGAGACGTTCGTCTCCGGCCTCGATCCGCAGCGCAACTTCACCGAGACCACCGATGCGATGCCCGGAACGGGCCTGATCACCTGGGCCATGGACACGCGGGTCGATCGCGTCCGCAAGGACGTCACGGTGACGCTGTTCGGCGTCGGCCGCAGCCGTGCCGTCTATCGCGAGGGGCTCGGCTGCACGCTCGACCATGGCGCGGGGATGGCTGCCGTCGAGCCGCCCGCGAACGACAGGCAGCCCGCGCTGCTGCCCGAGATCGCCGGCTCTGAGATCGTGCCGCCGCAAAGCTCCTCACTTGCCGCCGCGCTCGATCGCGCCTTCACCGAGCCGACGCAGCCGCCTTACCGGCGCACCCGCGCGGTGGTCGTGATGAAGTCGGGCCGCGTCGTCGCGGAGCGTTATGCAGGGGGCATTGGACCGGAGACGCCGCTGCTCGGCTTCTCCATGACGAAATCGATCATCTCGGCGCTGATCGGCGTGCTGGTGCGCCAGGGCAAGCTGAAGCTCGACGGGCCCGCGCCGGTCGCGGCCTGGAAAGACCCGGATGATCCCCGACATGCCATCACGGTCGACCAGCTTCTGCGCCATACCGCAGGGCTTGCGCTCGGCAGCTCGCTGCAGGCCTCGCTCGGCTCGGCCTTCGAGCCGGTCAACCGGATGAAGTTCATGGAATCGGACATGGCCGCCTATGCCGAGACCATCCCGCTCGAGACCGCGCCAGGCGCTGCCTGGAATTATCACGACGGCAACATCCTCATCCTCTCGCATCTGATCCGCGATGCGGCCGGCGGCAATCCCGAAGACGCGTTACGCTTTGCGCGCCGTGAATTGTTCGCCCCGCTCGGCATGCGCCGTGTCGTCCTCCAGCTCGATGGCTCCGGCACGATCGAAGGATCGAGCGAGATGCTCGCATCCGCGCGCGACTGGGCGCGCTTCGGCCAGCTCTATCTCAATGACGGCATCGCCGGCGGCAGACGCATTCTGCCTGAGGGATGGGCGAACTATTCGGCGACGGCAACGCCGAATGCGTGGGTCGGCATCGGTGCCGGCTTCTGGACCAACCAGGGCGACAGCTTTGGCGCGAAGTTGCGCATCGCCCATGGCTGGCCGCGCGATGCCTTCTTCGCCAAGGGCACCATCGGGCAATACACCATCGTGATCCCGTCGCAGCAATTGGTGATCGTCCGCCTCGGCCGCTCGCCGAACGGTCCGCCGGAAGCGGACGGCGTGTTCGACCTCGTGCGTGATGTCGTGGCCGCGACGCGGGAGAAGGGCAAGCTGGCGGGGGCGGATTGA
- a CDS encoding pirin family protein yields the protein MSWQPSNDPVLGDPMSCDALDLVIVPRTRDLGDGFAVRRALPHGKRQMVGPFIFFDHFGPVQFVSGKGMDVRPHPHIGLATVTYLFDGAIMHRDSEGNVQEIAPGAMNLMTAGRGIAHSERTPDAQRASGQKMLGLQSWIALPAGSEEIAPSFQHYAAGDLPMISERDFTARVIAGSAFGITSPVTMVSPWFYTEVTAVAGASVPLDPDHEERAIYVVEGEVEIASERYEGPRLLIFRPGDRITVKALKATRMMFLGGDALEGPRHIWWNFVSSSKERIEQAKQDWKTGRFAAVPQEHEFIPLPE from the coding sequence ATGAGCTGGCAGCCCTCGAACGATCCCGTGCTCGGCGATCCCATGTCCTGCGACGCGCTCGACCTCGTCATCGTGCCGCGCACGCGCGATCTCGGCGACGGATTCGCGGTGCGGCGCGCGCTGCCGCACGGCAAGCGGCAGATGGTCGGGCCGTTCATCTTCTTCGACCATTTCGGCCCGGTGCAGTTCGTCTCCGGCAAGGGCATGGATGTGCGGCCGCATCCACATATCGGGCTCGCCACCGTGACCTATCTGTTCGACGGCGCGATCATGCATCGCGACAGCGAGGGCAATGTCCAGGAGATCGCGCCGGGCGCGATGAACTTGATGACGGCGGGGCGCGGCATCGCCCATTCCGAGCGGACGCCGGACGCGCAGCGCGCCTCGGGCCAGAAGATGCTGGGCCTGCAGAGCTGGATCGCGCTGCCGGCGGGATCGGAGGAGATCGCGCCGTCATTCCAGCATTACGCGGCCGGCGATCTGCCGATGATTTCCGAGCGCGATTTTACCGCGCGCGTGATCGCGGGTTCGGCGTTCGGCATCACCTCGCCGGTCACGATGGTGTCGCCCTGGTTCTACACCGAGGTCACGGCCGTCGCGGGCGCGAGCGTGCCGCTCGACCCTGACCATGAGGAGCGGGCGATCTACGTGGTGGAGGGCGAGGTCGAGATCGCGAGCGAGCGCTATGAGGGGCCGCGGCTGCTGATCTTCCGCCCCGGCGACCGCATCACCGTGAAGGCGCTCAAGGCGACGCGAATGATGTTTCTCGGCGGCGATGCACTGGAGGGGCCGCGCCACATCTGGTGGAATTTCGTCTCCTCCAGCAAGGAGCGGATCGAGCAGGCCAAGCAGGACTGGAAAACCGGCCGCTTCGCCGCAGTTCCGCAGGAACACGAGTTCATTCCGCTGCCGGAATAG
- a CDS encoding helix-turn-helix domain-containing protein, producing the protein MTLAATELAFRAASVALLLVLAASLIADFRNVLAGRLGAALALGLAAHAVSYSVGVTSRIPVSHAPLVALSTGNIVVFWLFTRALFDDEFRLRWWHGWVWALVTAFSFAGCVWIAPGGHVRFSVTLVNLIVLGFIALAIGQTIASWPADLVERRRRVRVFIVCAGALYGGVNAALQIAVAGSKVGDVADAINTGVLACIVAAIAYAMMRVDAADLFPVEAKAAPVVVFAPQAAEDAADQKLIDALMRLMADERVYRQENITIGVLAGRLKIPEYRLRRLINQRLGYRNFNVFLNNHRIEEAKAALADPAQAEVPVITIAMDAGFQSLGPFNRAFKAVTGVTPTEYRRLKVNAI; encoded by the coding sequence ATGACCCTTGCCGCAACCGAGCTTGCCTTTCGCGCCGCCAGCGTCGCTCTGCTGCTGGTGCTGGCGGCGTCATTGATCGCCGATTTCCGCAACGTGCTGGCGGGGCGGCTCGGTGCTGCTCTCGCACTGGGCTTGGCCGCGCATGCGGTGAGCTATTCGGTGGGTGTCACGTCGCGGATCCCGGTATCGCATGCGCCGCTGGTTGCGCTATCGACCGGCAACATCGTGGTATTCTGGTTGTTCACGCGCGCGCTGTTCGACGACGAGTTTCGCCTCCGCTGGTGGCACGGATGGGTCTGGGCGCTGGTCACCGCCTTCAGCTTCGCCGGCTGCGTCTGGATCGCGCCGGGCGGCCATGTGCGATTCTCGGTGACTTTGGTCAATTTGATCGTGCTTGGGTTCATCGCGCTTGCGATCGGGCAGACGATCGCCTCGTGGCCGGCCGATCTGGTCGAGCGCCGCCGCCGCGTTCGCGTGTTCATCGTCTGTGCGGGCGCGCTCTATGGCGGCGTGAATGCGGCTCTCCAGATCGCCGTCGCGGGCAGCAAAGTCGGCGATGTCGCCGACGCGATCAATACTGGCGTGCTCGCCTGTATCGTCGCGGCCATCGCCTACGCCATGATGCGCGTCGATGCCGCCGATCTGTTTCCGGTCGAAGCGAAGGCCGCACCGGTGGTCGTTTTCGCCCCGCAAGCCGCTGAAGACGCCGCCGATCAAAAGCTCATCGATGCCCTGATGCGGCTGATGGCGGACGAGCGGGTCTATCGCCAGGAGAACATCACCATCGGCGTGCTGGCGGGTCGGCTGAAGATCCCGGAATACCGCCTGCGCCGGCTGATCAACCAGCGCCTCGGCTACCGCAACTTCAATGTGTTCCTGAACAATCACCGGATCGAGGAGGCCAAGGCCGCGCTCGCCGATCCCGCCCAGGCCGAGGTCCCCGTCATCACCATCGCGATGGATGCCGGCTTCCAGTCGCTCGGCCCGTTCAACCGCGCCTTCAAGGCGGTGACGGGCGTGACGCCGACGGAATACCGGCGGCTGAAAGTGAATGCGATCTAA
- a CDS encoding MmgE/PrpD family protein — translation MAHETATLAAYVFNLKYGDIPAEVLERAKVLTLDFLGSAIRARSEAESTPSILKMLEALALDTKGESTVFGDSKTWTPAVAALLNGALGHSLDFDDTHADSSLHPSAPVVPAAFAVGEMVGASGRDVLTAIVAGYEVCCRLGNALDPTSHYARGFHPTATAGTYGAAAAAGKLFGLSEKQLIAAFGVSGSQAAGSLQFLVNGAWNKRYQVGAAAMNGVIAATLARNDFVGATESVEGKHGLLAGYTDDAHPGKAVAELGKTYETMKIGVKPYPSCRYTHAAIDALIAMRREHNLTPDQVKRVEIGLHRNGITLTGDAATKRHPTSIVGGQFSMFFTGALALDQGSFGWDDYNRLGDAAIDALADKFDVVQDDRLEVGRTHPFGARVSITTDDGVHERLYADPSGEPTSFPDAQAMQQKFLTLARPVLNARAEKFADAIMTLERFDRVAKATELGR, via the coding sequence ATGGCTCACGAAACCGCAACGCTCGCCGCCTATGTCTTCAATCTGAAATACGGGGATATTCCGGCAGAGGTGCTGGAACGCGCCAAGGTGCTGACGCTGGACTTCCTCGGCAGCGCGATCCGGGCCCGCAGCGAAGCAGAATCGACCCCGTCGATCCTGAAGATGCTGGAGGCGCTGGCACTCGACACCAAGGGCGAATCCACCGTGTTCGGCGACAGCAAGACCTGGACACCGGCGGTCGCGGCCCTGCTCAACGGCGCGCTCGGCCATTCCCTCGATTTCGACGACACCCACGCCGATTCCTCGCTGCATCCGAGCGCGCCTGTGGTCCCGGCCGCCTTCGCCGTCGGCGAGATGGTCGGCGCGTCGGGACGCGACGTGCTGACCGCGATCGTCGCAGGCTATGAGGTCTGCTGCCGGCTCGGCAATGCGCTCGACCCGACCTCGCATTACGCGCGCGGCTTCCACCCGACCGCGACCGCCGGCACCTATGGCGCCGCCGCGGCGGCCGGAAAACTGTTCGGCCTCAGCGAGAAACAGCTGATCGCCGCCTTCGGCGTCTCCGGCAGCCAGGCCGCGGGCTCGCTGCAATTCCTGGTCAACGGCGCCTGGAACAAGCGCTATCAGGTCGGCGCGGCCGCGATGAACGGCGTGATCGCCGCGACGCTGGCGCGCAACGATTTTGTCGGCGCGACGGAATCGGTCGAGGGCAAGCACGGCCTGCTCGCCGGCTACACCGACGACGCGCATCCGGGCAAGGCGGTCGCCGAGCTCGGCAAGACCTATGAGACCATGAAGATCGGCGTCAAGCCCTATCCGAGCTGCCGCTATACGCATGCAGCAATCGACGCGCTGATCGCGATGCGGCGCGAGCACAATCTGACGCCCGACCAGGTCAAGCGCGTCGAGATCGGCTTGCATCGCAACGGCATCACGCTCACCGGCGATGCCGCGACCAAGCGGCATCCGACCTCGATCGTCGGCGGCCAGTTCTCGATGTTCTTCACCGGCGCGCTTGCGCTCGACCAGGGTTCGTTCGGCTGGGACGATTACAACCGCCTCGGCGACGCCGCGATCGACGCGCTCGCCGACAAATTCGACGTGGTGCAGGATGATCGGTTGGAGGTCGGCCGCACGCATCCGTTCGGCGCCCGGGTCAGCATCACCACGGACGACGGCGTGCACGAGCGGCTCTATGCGGATCCGTCCGGAGAGCCGACCTCGTTCCCGGATGCGCAGGCGATGCAGCAGAAGTTCCTGACGCTGGCGCGCCCGGTGCTGAACGCGCGTGCGGAGAAGTTTGCGGACGCGATCATGACGCTGGAGCGGTTCGATCGCGTGGCCAAGGCGACGGAATTGGGGAGGTAG